Proteins from a genomic interval of Massilia sp. KIM:
- a CDS encoding ATP-binding protein, which produces MKVTHSLRGRLLWFLLAAITIAALAQASIAYRTALHDADQIFDYHMQQMALSLRSGTPLSNTEVRERMEANAEGGGNDDMVVQMWSPDGVQMFHSVSRARLPQRAVLGFSNVKANGTVYRVFSIQTANQTVQVAQDLAVRRNMAGNLALRTLGPIAVMMPILMLVVWWVVSGSLEPVARVRSQVASRQADDLSPVSEAGLPDEVRPLVQELNLLFGRVRTAFDAQQNFVADAAHELRTPLAALKLQAQSLDRADNPDARKLAVARLTAGIDRATRLVEQLLVLARQEASAAGGAATRPVDLSDLARRTVADLAGVAAAKGVDVGVQQADAASVDGQPDALQILLRNLVDNAIKYTPAGGTVDISVLAEGDTVVVRVEDSGPGIPVEERERVFDRFYRVAGSEAAGSGLGLAIIKAIAERHGATLTLGQSERLGGLAASVAFKA; this is translated from the coding sequence ATGAAAGTCACCCACTCGCTGCGCGGACGCCTGCTGTGGTTCCTGCTGGCGGCGATCACCATCGCGGCCCTGGCCCAGGCCTCGATCGCCTACCGCACCGCGCTGCACGACGCCGACCAGATCTTCGACTACCACATGCAGCAGATGGCGCTCTCGCTGCGTTCCGGCACGCCGCTCTCGAACACCGAGGTGCGCGAGCGCATGGAAGCCAATGCCGAAGGCGGCGGCAACGACGACATGGTGGTGCAGATGTGGTCCCCGGACGGGGTCCAGATGTTCCACAGCGTCTCGCGCGCGCGCCTGCCGCAGCGCGCGGTGCTGGGCTTTTCCAACGTCAAGGCCAACGGCACCGTCTACCGCGTGTTCTCGATCCAGACCGCGAACCAGACCGTGCAGGTGGCCCAGGACCTCGCCGTGCGCCGCAACATGGCGGGCAACCTGGCCCTGCGCACCCTCGGCCCGATCGCGGTCATGATGCCGATCCTGATGCTGGTGGTGTGGTGGGTGGTGAGCGGCTCGCTCGAACCGGTGGCGCGGGTCCGTTCCCAGGTCGCTTCGCGCCAGGCGGACGACCTGTCGCCGGTGTCCGAAGCCGGCTTGCCCGACGAGGTGAGGCCGCTGGTGCAGGAACTGAACCTGCTGTTCGGGCGCGTGCGCACCGCCTTCGACGCCCAGCAGAATTTCGTGGCCGACGCCGCGCACGAGCTGCGCACGCCGCTGGCCGCGCTCAAGCTCCAGGCCCAGAGCCTGGACCGCGCCGACAACCCCGACGCGCGCAAGCTGGCGGTGGCGCGCCTGACCGCCGGCATCGACCGCGCCACCCGCCTGGTCGAGCAGCTGCTGGTGCTGGCGCGCCAGGAAGCCAGCGCCGCCGGCGGCGCCGCCACCCGTCCGGTCGACCTGTCCGACCTGGCGCGCCGCACCGTGGCCGACCTGGCCGGCGTGGCCGCCGCCAAGGGCGTGGACGTGGGCGTGCAGCAGGCAGACGCGGCCAGCGTGGACGGCCAGCCGGACGCCCTGCAGATCCTGCTGCGCAACCTGGTGGACAACGCGATCAAGTACACGCCCGCCGGGGGCACCGTCGACATCTCGGTGCTGGCCGAGGGCGACACGGTAGTGGTGCGGGTGGAGGACAGCGGCCCCGGCATCCCGGTCGAGGAACGTGAGCGCGTGTTCGACCGCTTCTACCGCGTGGCCGGCAGCGAGGCCGCCGGCAGCGGCCTGGGGCTGGCCATCATCAAGGCCATCGCCGAGCGGCACGGGGCCACGCTCACGCTCGGCCAGTCGGAGCGGCTGGGCGGCCTGGCGGCCAGCGTGGCCTTCAAGGCTTAG
- a CDS encoding M61 family metallopeptidase has protein sequence MTATRRFLARAARPAGALALALALTLPAQAAVPAVGTAAYPGTIMVNVDASNLSQQIFRMRMSLPVRPGPLTLLYPQWAPGNHGPNIPLTQLAGLKFSAGGKPVAWTRDPVNVYAFHLTVPEGATMLEAEYQFLSPLDASQGRITMTDDILGVQWQSVLLYPAGYHARRITVQPSVTFPAGWQYATALATEERRGDEVRFKPHDLETLVDSPIFAGRHFKRIDLAPGAKAPVALNIVADNPENLDAKPEQIALHRTMVEQALKLFGSHHYKHYDFLFAISDEFGGIGREHHQSSENGVKLGYFTEWSKNEGGRELLPHEFVHSWNGKFRRPAGQDVPNFNTPLQNSLLWVYEGQTQFWGAVLAARSGLVSQTYARDALAANAARYDNTQGRAWRAVQDTVNDPIINGRRPIGWGNWQRSEDYYVEGMLIWLDVDTKIRELSGDKRSLDDFARAFFGVENGRVDPLYYGFEDVVATLNKVQKFDWAPFLRSRLEGHGPGAPLDGLARAGWKLVYTDTPTELLKGADERNRVTDLSYSLGFSVRQDGTVTGVIWDGVGFRAGLAANTTIVAVNNKVYKGEVLKAAIKAARDGQAPIELLVRKGNNLRTITLDYREGLRYPKLERIPGTRDRLEELFRALK, from the coding sequence ATGACCGCAACCCGCCGTTTCCTCGCGCGCGCCGCCCGTCCGGCAGGCGCCCTTGCCCTCGCCCTCGCGCTCACCCTGCCGGCCCAGGCCGCCGTCCCCGCCGTGGGCACGGCCGCCTATCCCGGCACCATCATGGTGAACGTCGACGCGAGCAATCTCTCGCAGCAGATCTTCCGCATGCGCATGTCGCTGCCGGTGCGGCCCGGTCCGCTCACCCTGCTCTATCCGCAGTGGGCGCCGGGCAACCACGGGCCGAACATCCCGCTGACCCAGCTCGCGGGCCTGAAGTTCAGCGCGGGCGGCAAGCCGGTCGCTTGGACTCGCGATCCGGTCAACGTCTACGCCTTCCACCTCACGGTGCCGGAAGGCGCGACGATGCTGGAAGCGGAATACCAGTTCCTGTCGCCGCTGGACGCCAGCCAGGGCCGCATCACCATGACCGACGACATCCTCGGCGTGCAGTGGCAATCGGTGCTGCTCTACCCGGCCGGCTACCACGCGCGCCGCATCACGGTGCAGCCCAGCGTGACCTTCCCGGCCGGCTGGCAGTACGCCACCGCGCTCGCGACCGAGGAGCGGCGCGGCGACGAGGTGCGCTTCAAGCCGCACGACCTCGAGACCCTGGTCGACTCGCCGATCTTCGCCGGCCGCCACTTCAAGCGCATCGACCTGGCGCCGGGCGCCAAGGCTCCGGTGGCCCTGAACATCGTGGCCGACAATCCCGAGAACCTGGATGCCAAGCCCGAGCAGATCGCCCTGCACCGCACGATGGTCGAGCAGGCGCTGAAGCTGTTCGGTTCGCACCACTACAAGCACTACGATTTCCTGTTCGCGATCTCGGACGAATTCGGCGGCATCGGCCGCGAGCACCACCAGTCGAGCGAGAACGGCGTCAAGCTGGGCTACTTCACCGAATGGAGCAAGAACGAAGGCGGGCGCGAGCTGCTGCCGCACGAGTTCGTGCACTCCTGGAACGGCAAGTTCCGCCGCCCGGCCGGCCAGGACGTCCCCAACTTCAACACCCCGCTGCAGAACAGCCTGTTGTGGGTCTACGAAGGCCAGACCCAGTTCTGGGGTGCGGTGCTGGCGGCGCGCTCCGGCCTGGTGTCGCAGACCTATGCGCGCGACGCCCTGGCGGCGAACGCGGCGCGCTACGACAACACGCAAGGCCGCGCCTGGCGCGCGGTGCAGGACACGGTGAACGACCCGATCATCAATGGCCGCCGTCCGATCGGCTGGGGCAACTGGCAGCGCAGCGAGGACTACTACGTCGAGGGCATGCTGATCTGGCTCGACGTCGACACCAAGATCCGCGAACTCTCGGGCGACAAGCGCTCGCTGGACGACTTCGCGCGCGCCTTCTTCGGCGTCGAGAACGGCCGCGTCGATCCGCTGTACTACGGCTTCGAGGACGTGGTGGCGACGCTGAACAAGGTCCAGAAGTTCGACTGGGCGCCCTTCCTGCGCAGCCGCCTGGAGGGCCACGGCCCCGGCGCGCCGCTGGACGGCCTGGCGCGCGCCGGCTGGAAGCTGGTCTACACCGACACCCCGACCGAACTGCTCAAGGGCGCGGACGAGCGCAACCGCGTCACGGACCTGAGCTATTCGCTGGGCTTCTCGGTGCGCCAGGACGGCACCGTGACCGGCGTGATCTGGGACGGCGTGGGCTTCCGCGCGGGCCTCGCGGCCAACACCACCATCGTGGCGGTCAACAACAAGGTCTACAAGGGCGAGGTGCTGAAGGCGGCGATCAAGGCGGCCAGGGACGGCCAGGCGCCGATCGAACTGCTGGTGCGCAAGGGGAACAACCTGCGCACCATCACGCTCGACTACCGCGAGGGGCTGCGCTATCCGAAGCTGGAGCGCATTCCGGGCACCAGGGACAGGCTGGAAGAGCTGTTCAGGGCGCTGAAGTAA
- a CDS encoding Do family serine endopeptidase, translating into MSNEGVTAITAKRLTLALCAAGVIGGAVGAIAVNHNNVAAEAAPAVAAAPAPAAAPAAPAAAPASTVTLPDFTRIAAQNGKAVVNIRVVGSTKTSQRGMPPGLDPRHPFYEFFRQFQDPRYGGGRETPVFGAGSGFIVSPDGVILTNAHVVQGADEVTVKLQDRREFRAKVLGTDPRTDVAVLKIDAKGLPVAPVGKSRSLLVGEWVLAIGSPYGLESTVTAGVVSATGRSLQDGVVPFIQTDVAVNPGNSGGPLFNTRGEVVGINSQIYSQTGGYQGLSFAIPIDLAVKIKDQIVATGKVQHAKLGVSVQEVGQAFADSFRLESPEGALISSVERGGPAERAGLKSGDVIRRVNGQAIVSSGDLPSIIALAKPGERVSLDVWRDGKLVRVEATLGDAAKGARRGAEEELAEAPVDAGGKLGLVLRPLEPVERRQVGIASGLVIEDASGAAENAGILPGDVLIAINGRPVSSVDQVRDMVGRSTKSVALLVQRGSDRIFIPVRIG; encoded by the coding sequence ATGTCCAACGAAGGTGTCACTGCCATCACTGCCAAACGTCTGACGCTGGCCCTGTGTGCCGCAGGCGTCATTGGCGGAGCGGTCGGTGCAATCGCCGTCAACCACAATAACGTCGCAGCCGAAGCCGCGCCCGCCGTCGCCGCCGCACCTGCGCCGGCCGCCGCGCCCGCAGCCCCCGCCGCTGCGCCCGCGTCGACGGTCACCCTTCCTGATTTCACGCGCATCGCCGCCCAGAACGGCAAGGCGGTGGTCAACATCCGCGTCGTCGGCAGCACCAAGACCTCCCAGCGCGGCATGCCGCCGGGACTGGATCCGCGTCATCCGTTCTATGAATTCTTCCGACAGTTTCAGGACCCGCGCTATGGCGGCGGTCGTGAGACTCCCGTTTTCGGCGCCGGATCGGGCTTCATCGTAAGCCCGGACGGCGTCATCCTGACCAACGCCCACGTGGTGCAAGGCGCCGACGAAGTGACCGTCAAGCTGCAGGACCGCCGCGAATTCCGCGCCAAGGTCCTGGGCACCGACCCCCGCACCGACGTGGCCGTGCTGAAGATCGACGCCAAGGGCCTGCCGGTGGCGCCGGTCGGCAAGTCGCGCTCGCTGCTGGTGGGCGAGTGGGTGCTGGCCATCGGTTCGCCCTATGGCCTGGAAAGCACCGTCACCGCCGGCGTGGTGAGCGCCACCGGCCGCTCGCTGCAGGACGGCGTGGTGCCCTTCATCCAGACCGACGTGGCGGTCAACCCGGGCAACTCGGGCGGTCCGCTTTTCAACACCCGTGGCGAAGTGGTGGGCATCAATTCGCAGATCTACAGCCAGACCGGTGGCTACCAGGGCCTCTCGTTCGCGATCCCGATCGACCTCGCAGTCAAGATCAAGGACCAGATCGTGGCCACCGGCAAGGTGCAGCACGCCAAGCTCGGCGTGAGCGTGCAGGAAGTCGGCCAGGCCTTCGCCGACTCCTTCCGCCTGGAGTCGCCGGAAGGCGCCCTGATCTCCAGCGTCGAGCGCGGCGGTCCGGCCGAGCGCGCCGGCCTGAAGTCGGGCGACGTGATCCGCCGCGTGAACGGCCAGGCCATCGTGTCCTCGGGCGACCTGCCGAGCATCATCGCCCTGGCCAAGCCGGGCGAGCGCGTCAGCCTGGACGTCTGGCGCGACGGCAAGCTGGTGCGGGTCGAGGCCACCCTGGGCGACGCCGCCAAGGGCGCGCGCCGCGGCGCCGAGGAAGAACTGGCCGAGGCGCCGGTCGACGCCGGCGGGAAGCTGGGCCTGGTCCTGCGTCCGCTCGAGCCGGTCGAGCGCCGCCAGGTCGGCATCGCCTCGGGTCTCGTGATCGAGGACGCCTCGGGCGCCGCCGAGAACGCGGGCATCCTGCCGGGCGATGTGCTGATTGCGATTAACGGCCGGCCGGTCAGCTCGGTCGACCAGGTCCGCGACATGGTGGGAAGGTCCACCAAGTCTGTGGCCTTGCTGGTTCAGCGCGGGAGTGACAGAATCTTCATTCCAGTGCGGATCGGTTAA
- a CDS encoding DUF2798 domain-containing protein: MIPKKYAPQLFAFLLSGQMSLVISGLSTWRALGWVSDFPSLWLGAWLTAWLVAFPAVLLLSAPARIAVRLLTSAENDGLR; encoded by the coding sequence ATGATTCCGAAAAAGTACGCCCCCCAGTTGTTCGCCTTCCTCCTGTCTGGCCAGATGTCGTTGGTGATCTCGGGACTGTCGACCTGGCGGGCGCTGGGCTGGGTGAGCGATTTTCCCAGCCTGTGGCTGGGCGCCTGGCTGACGGCCTGGCTGGTCGCCTTTCCGGCGGTGCTGCTGCTGTCGGCGCCCGCCAGGATCGCGGTGCGCCTGCTGACGAGCGCCGAAAACGACGGCTTGCGGTAA
- a CDS encoding DUF2938 domain-containing protein, with protein MNLFELFARVVLVGLGATLVMDAWLLLLRRLGVKTLDFALVGRWAGHLARGRLAHPAIARAAPVRGERALGWVVHYATGLAFAALLVAWRGPGWLADPGLLPALALGAATVAAPLFLMQPAMGAGFAASKTPTPLRNCLRSLANHCVFGLGLYLAAHVLGALAP; from the coding sequence ATGAACCTCTTCGAGCTCTTCGCCAGAGTGGTCCTGGTCGGCCTGGGCGCCACGCTGGTGATGGATGCCTGGCTGCTGCTGCTCCGGCGCCTGGGCGTGAAGACGCTCGACTTCGCGCTGGTCGGGCGCTGGGCCGGCCACCTGGCGCGCGGCCGCCTGGCCCACCCCGCCATCGCCCGCGCGGCGCCGGTGCGCGGCGAGCGCGCACTCGGCTGGGTCGTCCACTACGCCACCGGCCTGGCCTTCGCGGCCCTGCTGGTGGCATGGCGGGGGCCGGGCTGGCTCGCCGATCCCGGCCTGCTCCCCGCGCTGGCGCTCGGCGCCGCCACCGTGGCCGCGCCCCTGTTCCTGATGCAGCCCGCCATGGGCGCCGGCTTCGCGGCCTCGAAGACGCCAACCCCGCTGCGCAACTGCCTGCGCAGCCTGGCCAACCACTGCGTGTTCGGCCTTGGCCTCTACCTCGCAGCCCACGTCCTCGGCGCGCTGGCGCCTTGA
- a CDS encoding Hsp20 family protein has product MRTFDLTPLYRSAIGFDRLASLLEQRAEPSYPPYNIELVSEDKYRIVMAVAGFSRDEIEIVTERDSLHVTGRKQKDEVQRTYLHRGIAARDFEQRFQLANHVKVTSAAFDNGMLTIELVREVPEALKPRKIAIADAFGNTGNVQALEQRDAA; this is encoded by the coding sequence ATGCGTACTTTTGATCTCACCCCGCTGTACCGTTCCGCCATTGGTTTCGATCGTCTGGCCAGCCTGCTCGAGCAGCGCGCCGAGCCGAGCTACCCTCCGTACAACATCGAACTGGTGAGCGAAGACAAGTACCGCATCGTGATGGCCGTCGCCGGCTTCAGCCGCGACGAAATCGAGATCGTGACCGAGCGTGACAGCCTGCACGTCACCGGCCGCAAGCAGAAGGACGAGGTGCAGCGCACCTACCTGCACCGCGGCATCGCAGCGCGCGATTTCGAACAGCGCTTCCAGCTGGCCAACCACGTGAAGGTCACCAGCGCCGCCTTCGACAACGGCATGCTCACCATTGAACTGGTGCGTGAAGTGCCGGAAGCCCTCAAGCCGCGCAAGATCGCGATTGCGGATGCGTTCGGCAACACCGGCAATGTCCAGGCGCTGGAGCAACGCGACGCCGCCTGA
- a CDS encoding RNA polymerase sigma factor, with protein sequence MALPERYLPLLDAAHRGDPAALDRLLQVCQPDIRRYAQRSCLISDVDDAVQEALLVLSRRLSSVRALAAFSGWLFKVVQRECRRLGRRMLDYDPYDDERAERWLAAHDDAALKLELVNTLESLPRDYLEIILLRDFEEYSIAEIAEALGLSTAAAKSRLHRARAMAREYLVG encoded by the coding sequence ATGGCGCTTCCTGAACGCTACCTGCCGCTGCTGGATGCCGCGCACCGGGGCGACCCGGCTGCGCTCGACCGGCTGTTGCAGGTCTGCCAGCCCGACATCCGGCGCTATGCGCAGCGCTCCTGCCTGATCAGCGACGTCGACGACGCGGTGCAGGAAGCCCTGCTGGTGCTGTCGCGCCGCCTCAGCTCGGTGCGCGCGCTGGCGGCCTTCTCGGGCTGGCTGTTCAAGGTGGTGCAGCGCGAATGCCGGCGCCTGGGCCGGCGCATGCTGGATTACGACCCCTATGACGACGAGCGCGCCGAACGCTGGCTCGCCGCCCACGACGACGCGGCGCTGAAGCTGGAGCTGGTGAATACGCTCGAGAGCCTGCCGCGCGACTACCTCGAGATCATCCTGCTGCGCGACTTCGAGGAATACAGCATCGCCGAGATCGCCGAGGCGCTCGGCCTGAGCACGGCGGCCGCGAAAAGCCGCCTGCACCGGGCGCGCGCGATGGCGCGCGAATACCTGGTCGGCTGA
- a CDS encoding GNAT family N-acetyltransferase codes for MRPEVERGWRIREAGTADIPAMHEVRLAVRENVLSSPGRVTPAMYHDYLTVQGKGWLCETAEGELLGFSVADARDGSIWALFVRPGREGQGIGRALLQLACDWLFACGHPAVSLSTGVGTRADRFYADCGWEREAQPQGREVSYILPAWRHQKAWPSRAS; via the coding sequence ATGAGGCCGGAAGTCGAGCGCGGCTGGCGGATCCGCGAGGCCGGAACCGCCGACATCCCGGCCATGCACGAAGTGCGCCTGGCGGTGCGCGAGAACGTGCTGTCCTCGCCGGGCCGGGTCACGCCCGCCATGTACCACGACTACCTGACGGTGCAGGGCAAGGGCTGGCTGTGCGAGACGGCGGAAGGCGAGCTGCTCGGCTTCTCGGTGGCCGACGCGCGCGACGGCTCGATCTGGGCGCTGTTCGTGCGCCCCGGCCGCGAAGGGCAGGGCATCGGCCGCGCCCTGCTGCAGCTGGCCTGCGACTGGCTGTTCGCCTGCGGGCACCCGGCGGTGTCCTTGAGCACCGGCGTCGGCACCCGCGCCGACCGCTTCTACGCCGACTGCGGCTGGGAGCGCGAAGCGCAGCCGCAAGGGCGGGAAGTCAGCTACATCCTGCCGGCCTGGCGCCACCAGAAAGCCTGGCCCTCGCGGGCTAGCTGA
- a CDS encoding helix-turn-helix domain-containing protein, whose amino-acid sequence MDIAEVAKRSGMAASALRYYEKKGLIASTGRQGLRRTFGKEVLDQLALISLGQAAGLSLDDIGAMFTPGGPRIDRALLAARADEIDALVRRLKAMSKGLRHAAACPEENHMDCPTFRKLLDAAASGAIQRRWKQALS is encoded by the coding sequence ATGGATATCGCGGAAGTCGCGAAACGCAGCGGCATGGCGGCGTCGGCGCTGCGCTATTACGAGAAGAAGGGTCTGATCGCCTCCACCGGACGGCAGGGCCTGCGCCGTACCTTCGGCAAGGAGGTGCTGGACCAGCTGGCGCTGATCTCGCTGGGCCAGGCGGCCGGGCTGTCGCTGGACGACATCGGGGCCATGTTCACACCCGGCGGGCCGCGCATCGACCGCGCCCTGCTGGCCGCGCGCGCCGACGAGATCGACGCCCTGGTGCGGCGCCTGAAGGCGATGAGCAAGGGCCTGCGCCACGCCGCCGCCTGCCCGGAGGAGAACCACATGGACTGCCCGACCTTCCGCAAGCTGCTCGACGCGGCCGCCTCGGGCGCGATCCAGCGGCGCTGGAAGCAGGCGCTCAGCTAG
- a CDS encoding AAA family ATPase: MSLSAAKPYLQRIRADFGDDVDFDAYPFSIPAVRDLHGIDFHPDVTFFVGENGSGKSTILEAIALALGFGIEGGTINNRLLNTAGAGSALADRIRMSRSPRRPRDGYFLRAESFHNVATYLDEMDMTTGYGERKLHERSHGEIFLTVLVEKLRGQGLYLFDEPEAALSPNRQLAALSAIHQLVQQQSQFIIVTHSPILLAYPNAKILSFDATGITEVAYEDTEHYAVTRDFLNHYPRRLEQLLAPD; encoded by the coding sequence ATGAGCCTGTCCGCCGCCAAGCCCTACCTGCAGCGCATCCGCGCCGATTTCGGCGACGATGTGGACTTCGACGCCTACCCCTTCAGCATCCCCGCCGTGCGCGACCTGCACGGCATCGACTTCCACCCGGACGTCACCTTCTTCGTGGGCGAGAACGGCAGCGGCAAGTCGACCATCCTCGAGGCGATCGCCCTGGCCCTGGGTTTCGGGATCGAAGGTGGCACCATCAACAACCGCCTGCTGAACACGGCGGGGGCCGGCTCCGCGCTGGCCGACCGCATCCGCATGTCGCGTAGTCCGCGCCGCCCGCGCGACGGCTACTTCCTGCGCGCGGAATCCTTCCACAACGTGGCGACCTACCTGGACGAGATGGACATGACGACTGGCTATGGCGAGCGCAAGCTGCACGAGCGCTCGCATGGCGAGATCTTCCTCACGGTGCTGGTCGAGAAGCTGCGCGGCCAGGGCCTGTACCTGTTCGACGAACCGGAAGCGGCGCTCTCGCCCAACCGCCAGCTGGCCGCGCTGAGCGCCATCCACCAGCTGGTGCAGCAGCAGTCGCAGTTCATCATCGTGACCCACTCGCCGATCCTGCTGGCCTACCCGAACGCGAAGATCCTGTCCTTCGACGCCACCGGCATCACCGAGGTGGCCTACGAGGACACCGAGCACTACGCGGTAACGCGCGACTTCCTCAACCACTACCCGCGCCGCCTGGAGCAGCTGCTGGCGCCCGATTGA
- a CDS encoding branched-chain amino acid ABC transporter substrate-binding protein, with translation MKKLAVVMGALAAAGQVAAQDVVKIGHAAAVTGPVAYFGKDTENGARMAIEALNARGVSIGGKKVKFELLAEDDGGDPKQATTVAQKLVDAKIHGMVGHETSGTTIPASKIYHAAGIPQVSPSSTSPKYTQQGFNTTFRVVANDVQLGQALGRYALAGMQAKRVAVVDDRTAYGQGLVSEFSRSLQQQGGQVVAREFTHDKATDFSAIITRIRSSKPDLVFFGGMSATAGPMLRQMKQLGMNVRMMGGDGICSDEIHKLSGGTMADGQVVCAEAGGVQGEAKAGMDKFRADYKKRFGIDVQINAPYAYDAVMILAEAMVKAGSPAPAKYLPVLAKIQYKGVTGPIAFDAKGDIRDGTITLYGFKGGKRTVLTVTK, from the coding sequence ATGAAGAAACTGGCAGTGGTAATGGGCGCGCTGGCGGCGGCGGGACAGGTCGCGGCGCAGGACGTCGTCAAGATCGGCCATGCGGCCGCGGTCACCGGTCCGGTGGCCTACTTCGGCAAGGACACCGAGAACGGCGCGCGCATGGCGATCGAGGCCCTGAACGCGCGTGGCGTGAGCATCGGCGGCAAGAAGGTGAAGTTCGAGCTGCTGGCCGAGGACGACGGCGGCGACCCCAAGCAGGCCACCACCGTGGCCCAGAAGCTGGTCGACGCGAAGATCCACGGGATGGTCGGCCACGAGACCTCGGGCACCACGATTCCGGCCTCGAAGATCTACCACGCGGCCGGCATCCCGCAGGTCTCGCCCTCGAGCACCAGCCCGAAGTACACCCAGCAGGGTTTCAACACCACCTTCCGCGTGGTGGCCAACGACGTGCAGCTCGGCCAGGCGCTGGGCCGCTATGCGCTCGCCGGCATGCAGGCCAAACGCGTCGCCGTGGTGGACGACCGCACCGCCTACGGCCAGGGCCTGGTGAGCGAATTCTCCAGGAGCCTGCAGCAGCAGGGCGGCCAGGTGGTGGCGCGCGAGTTCACCCACGACAAGGCGACCGATTTCTCCGCCATCATCACCCGCATCCGCAGCAGCAAGCCGGACCTGGTCTTCTTCGGCGGCATGAGCGCCACCGCCGGCCCCATGCTGCGCCAGATGAAGCAGCTCGGCATGAACGTGCGCATGATGGGCGGCGACGGCATCTGCTCGGACGAGATCCACAAGCTCTCGGGCGGCACCATGGCCGACGGCCAGGTGGTGTGCGCCGAAGCGGGCGGCGTGCAGGGCGAGGCCAAGGCCGGCATGGACAAGTTCCGCGCCGACTACAAAAAGCGCTTCGGCATCGACGTCCAGATCAACGCGCCCTATGCCTACGACGCCGTGATGATCCTGGCCGAAGCGATGGTCAAGGCGGGTTCCCCGGCGCCGGCCAAGTATCTGCCGGTGCTGGCAAAGATCCAGTACAAGGGCGTGACCGGCCCGATCGCCTTCGACGCCAAGGGCGACATCCGCGACGGCACCATCACCCTGTACGGCTTCAAGGGCGGCAAGCGCACTGTGCTCACCGTGACCAAGTGA
- a CDS encoding DUF2892 domain-containing protein has product MFYVKNVPNGERVLRVVAGLVAIAIGLLGIGGLAGVALALGAAGIVASGLFGFCPACAMVGRRLDKAKKHGAS; this is encoded by the coding sequence ATGTTCTATGTGAAGAATGTCCCGAATGGAGAGCGCGTGCTGCGCGTGGTGGCTGGCCTGGTGGCGATCGCCATTGGCCTGTTGGGCATCGGCGGCCTGGCCGGGGTCGCGCTCGCCCTCGGCGCGGCCGGCATCGTGGCCTCGGGCCTGTTCGGCTTCTGCCCGGCCTGCGCCATGGTCGGCCGGCGCCTGGACAAGGCAAAAAAACATGGCGCTTCCTGA
- a CDS encoding response regulator transcription factor — MRLLLVEDDTMIGEVVLDLLRAEHYAVDWVKDGEMADTALMQNQNYDLVLLDLGLPRKDGLDVLRAMRARKDRTPVLVATARDSVAQRIAGLDAGADDYVLKPYDLDELLARIRALLRRAAGRAEPVFEYKNISVNPATREVLVDGNPVSLSAREWAVLEALVARPGAVLSRAQLEEKLYSWRDEVSSNAVEVYIHGLRKKLGSDLIQNVRGVGYMVPKA, encoded by the coding sequence ATGCGGCTATTGCTGGTGGAAGACGATACGATGATCGGCGAAGTAGTGCTCGACCTGTTAAGGGCCGAGCACTACGCCGTCGATTGGGTCAAGGATGGCGAGATGGCCGACACGGCCCTCATGCAAAACCAGAACTATGACCTGGTCCTGCTCGACCTTGGGCTCCCGCGCAAGGACGGGCTGGACGTGTTGCGCGCCATGCGCGCCCGCAAGGACCGCACCCCGGTGCTGGTCGCCACCGCGCGCGACTCGGTGGCCCAGCGCATCGCCGGACTGGACGCCGGCGCCGACGACTACGTCCTCAAACCCTACGACCTCGACGAGCTGCTGGCGCGCATCCGCGCGCTGCTGCGGCGCGCCGCCGGCCGCGCCGAGCCGGTGTTCGAGTACAAGAACATCTCGGTCAACCCGGCCACCCGCGAAGTGCTGGTGGACGGCAATCCGGTCTCGCTCTCGGCGCGCGAATGGGCGGTGCTGGAAGCCCTAGTGGCCCGCCCCGGCGCGGTGCTGTCGCGCGCCCAGCTCGAGGAAAAGCTGTACAGCTGGCGCGACGAAGTCTCCAGCAACGCGGTCGAAGTCTATATCCACGGCCTGCGCAAGAAACTGGGCAGTGACCTGATCCAGAACGTGCGCGGGGTCGGCTACATGGTGCCCAAGGCATGA